One window from the genome of Cryptomeria japonica chromosome 6, Sugi_1.0, whole genome shotgun sequence encodes:
- the LOC131067886 gene encoding replication protein A 70 kDa DNA-binding subunit A-like, which produces MMSKDRPSTSKRSLQFTTELPSPQTTTSKNISPIITLNPYQNKWTIKGRVTHKRPIKAYSIATKNGHVFSFDIIDNEGCEIRITCFDQIAQLHSNYVDIGSHYLISKESIKEANASILKHCSNEEQEDQQRPLFAPINELFHLSNNTLVDIIGLFLYAGDIIPIHRKDNSKTHKRVVKINDLSYSTIDINLWGPMVEQKDLQLKDMLSNDSVVILALRNARVGYFNGKLINITSATTLHINPTFPEVEPLTLRGKDPLLVVAFVKETIHIDGKYTRMTISSIRERMSIKPETIQMTLLVVLRFVNVTDQIFYYTACPLLVNGRL; this is translated from the coding sequence aTGATGTCTAAGGATAGGCCATCAACATCTAAACGATCTCTTCAGTTTACCACTGAATTGCCATCCCCACAAACAACAACTTCTAAAAATATAAGCCCTATCATAactttgaatccataccaaaataaatggacaatcaaAGGCAGAGTTACTCATAAACGCCCTATTAAAGCATATAGCATAGCCACAAAAAATGGCCATGTGTTTAGCTTTGACATTATTGACAATGAGGGTTGTGAAATTAGAATTACATGTTTTGATCAGATAGCTCAGTTACACTCTAACTATGTGGACATAGGTTCACATTATCTTATTTCAAAGGAATCCATTAAGGAGGCAAATGCATCCATATTGAAACActgcagcaatgaagaacaagaagaTCAACAACGTCCTCTTTTTGCGCCCATTAATGAATTGTTTCATCTATCAAATAACACGTTGGTTGACATAATTGGCCTTTTTCTATATGCTGGAGATATCATTCCAATACATAGGAAAGACAACAGTAAAACACACAAACGTGTTGTGAAAATTAATGATCTATCTTattcaacaattgacatcaacctaTGGGGTCCAATGGTAGAACAAAAAGACCTACAATTGAAAGATATGTTGAGCAATGATAGTGTTGTTATCCTTGCTTTGCGTAATGCTCGTGTTGGCTATTTCAATGGCAAGCTTATAAACATTACATCTGCAACCACATTACATATCAACCCAACTTTTCCAGAAGTAGAGCCTCTAACATTAAGAGGAAAGGACCCTTTACTTGTTGTAGCCTTTGTTAAAgaaactatccacatagatggAAAATATACTAGAATGACTATTTCTTCAATCCGTGAGCGAATGAGTATCAAACCAGAAACAATTCAGATGACTTTGCTAGTTGTTCTGCGCTTTGTAAATGTAACTGACCAAATTTTCTATTACACAGCTTGTCCACTATTAGTCAATGGAAGgctttga